In the genome of Micrococcales bacterium, one region contains:
- the hisH gene encoding imidazole glycerol phosphate synthase subunit HisH has translation MTTVVVLDYGSGNLRSAQRALEAAGAQVTVTASADQAGAADGLVVPGVGAFESCMRGLRAVGGQRIIDRRLSGGLPVLGICVGMQIMFEAGEEHGLVSPGCAQWPGRVTQLTAPVLPHMGWNTVSPPTNSALFAGVSQQRFYFVHSYAAASLDLPDAGTAAVKRPALTWTEYGGRFLSAVENGPLTATQFHPEKSGAAGVQLLRNWLATLPGARAGRL, from the coding sequence ATGACCACCGTGGTCGTGCTCGACTACGGCTCGGGCAACCTGCGCTCGGCGCAGCGCGCGCTGGAAGCCGCCGGCGCCCAGGTGACGGTGACGGCCAGCGCCGACCAGGCTGGTGCTGCTGATGGCCTGGTGGTGCCAGGGGTGGGGGCCTTCGAGTCGTGCATGCGTGGACTGCGGGCCGTGGGCGGTCAGCGGATCATTGATCGGCGCCTGTCCGGCGGGCTGCCGGTGCTCGGCATCTGCGTCGGGATGCAGATCATGTTCGAGGCGGGGGAGGAGCACGGCCTGGTGTCGCCCGGGTGCGCCCAGTGGCCGGGCCGGGTGACGCAACTGACGGCGCCGGTCCTGCCGCACATGGGGTGGAACACGGTCAGTCCGCCCACGAACTCCGCGTTGTTCGCGGGGGTGTCGCAGCAGCGGTTCTACTTCGTGCACAGCTACGCCGCCGCTTCGCTGGACCTGCCGGACGCGGGCACTGCGGCGGTGAAGCGCCCTGCACTGACGTGGACCGAGTACGGCGGACGCTTCCTCTCGGCGGTCGAGAACGGACCGCTGACCGCCACGCAATTCCATCCGGAGAAGTCCGGTGCAGCAGGAGTCCAACTGCTGCGCAACTGGCTGGCCACGCTGCCGGGCGCCCGCGCCGGCCGACTGTGA
- the hisB gene encoding imidazoleglycerol-phosphate dehydratase HisB — MSRTARIERTTKESEVLVELDLDGTGRSEISTGVPFFDHMLDQVARHGGLDLVVRTRGDLEVDAHHTVEDTSLALGQALREALGDKAGVQRYGNAMIPLDEALAVCVVDLSGRPYLVHEEPDLVELIGTYDTTLTRHIFESIVATANITLHMRVQSGRNAHHIVEAQFKAFARALRQAIAVDPRVSGIPSTKGTLGS, encoded by the coding sequence ATGAGCCGTACCGCGCGCATCGAGCGGACCACGAAGGAGAGCGAAGTGCTCGTCGAGCTCGACCTCGACGGGACCGGACGCTCGGAGATCTCCACAGGGGTCCCGTTCTTCGACCACATGCTGGACCAAGTGGCCCGCCACGGCGGTCTGGACCTGGTCGTCCGCACCCGCGGTGACCTCGAAGTCGACGCCCACCACACCGTGGAGGACACGTCGCTGGCGTTGGGCCAGGCCCTGCGGGAGGCGCTCGGCGACAAAGCCGGAGTGCAGCGCTACGGCAACGCGATGATCCCGCTGGACGAGGCGCTGGCGGTCTGCGTCGTCGACCTGTCCGGCCGCCCGTACCTGGTCCACGAGGAACCGGACCTGGTGGAACTCATCGGTACGTATGACACCACCCTGACCCGCCACATCTTCGAGTCCATCGTGGCGACCGCGAACATCACACTGCACATGCGTGTGCAGTCCGGCCGCAACGCGCACCACATCGTCGAAGCACAGTTCAAAGCGTTCGCGCGGGCTCTGCGGCAAGCGATCGCGGTGGACCCCCGGGTCAGCGGCATCCCCTCGACCAAGGGCACTCTCGGCTCATGA
- a CDS encoding DUF3046 domain-containing protein — MRLTEFWARMEQVLGAGYFASWAHDHVLTELGGRTVEQALRDGEDAKAVWRAVVANLGLPPRWR; from the coding sequence GTGCGACTCACGGAGTTCTGGGCCCGGATGGAGCAGGTGCTCGGAGCTGGCTACTTCGCGTCGTGGGCCCACGATCACGTGCTGACCGAACTCGGCGGGCGCACCGTGGAGCAGGCACTGCGCGACGGGGAGGACGCGAAAGCCGTGTGGCGGGCGGTGGTGGCGAACCTCGGGCTGCCGCCGCGCTGGCGCTGA
- a CDS encoding histidinol-phosphate transaminase: MSDLPLRPELVGRTAYGAPQLEVPIALNTNENPYPPPPEMIARIGARIDPYLNRYPDRDAVGLREALAGYLTGQTGVRVTGDRVWAANGSNEILQQVLQAFGGPGRTALGFQPGYSMHELISHATGTGFVPVARDGLTLPPGRIVDAVREHRPDVLFLCSPNNPTGDSLPLAAIEDAYAAVAETDRGIVVVDEAYAEFASVPSAVGLLPGRPRLLVTRTMSKAFAFAGARVGYLAADPAVIEALLLVRLPYHLSALTQAAAQVAVEFAPRLTEQIHLLCHTRDEFVAQVVAQGWNCPPSDANFVLVGPFTDPAAAWQRLLEQGILVRDVGLPRWLRVTIGTTEQMTTLAAAMAGLEDLRETP, from the coding sequence GTGAGTGATCTTCCCCTGCGCCCCGAACTCGTCGGGCGCACTGCCTACGGTGCGCCGCAACTCGAGGTCCCCATCGCGCTGAACACCAACGAGAACCCCTACCCGCCTCCGCCGGAGATGATCGCGCGCATCGGTGCGCGGATCGACCCGTACCTGAACCGGTACCCGGACCGCGACGCCGTGGGGCTGCGCGAGGCGCTGGCCGGGTACCTCACGGGCCAGACCGGGGTGCGGGTGACCGGTGACCGGGTGTGGGCGGCCAACGGGTCCAACGAGATCCTGCAACAGGTCCTGCAGGCGTTCGGAGGACCCGGGCGGACCGCACTGGGCTTCCAGCCGGGTTACTCGATGCACGAACTCATCAGCCATGCCACGGGCACGGGCTTCGTGCCGGTCGCCCGGGATGGTCTGACCCTGCCGCCGGGACGCATCGTCGACGCCGTGCGCGAGCACCGGCCGGACGTGCTGTTCCTGTGCAGCCCCAACAACCCCACCGGCGACTCGCTGCCGCTGGCGGCGATCGAGGACGCCTACGCCGCCGTCGCCGAAACCGACCGCGGCATCGTGGTGGTGGACGAGGCCTACGCGGAGTTCGCCAGTGTGCCGAGCGCGGTGGGCCTGCTACCCGGACGCCCCCGCTTGCTCGTCACCCGGACGATGAGCAAGGCCTTCGCATTCGCCGGCGCGCGCGTGGGTTACCTGGCGGCCGACCCGGCGGTCATCGAGGCGTTGTTGCTCGTACGGTTGCCGTACCACCTGTCGGCGCTGACCCAGGCCGCCGCACAGGTGGCCGTGGAGTTCGCCCCCCGCCTCACCGAGCAGATCCACCTGCTGTGCCACACTCGCGACGAGTTCGTCGCACAGGTCGTTGCGCAGGGCTGGAACTGTCCGCCCTCGGATGCGAACTTCGTGCTCGTAGGGCCCTTCACCGACCCGGCGGCGGCGTGGCAGCGCCTGCTCGAACAGGGCATCCTGGTGCGCGACGTCGGACTGCCACGCTGGTTGCGGGTGACGATCGGCACCACCGAACAGATGACCACCCTGGCCGCCGCGATGGCCGGCCTGGAAGACCTCAGGGAGACCCCATGA
- a CDS encoding FAD-dependent thymidylate synthase, producing MADLEFRSDVTVELVRAAAQDADVLFAARVSTKGEQSLEDVGGDAERSQGLINYLMRDRHGSPFEHNSMTFFVSAPIFVFREFMRHRMASYNEESGRYRELQPVFYVPGPERKLVQEGKPGAYDFVDGTAEQYETAVAQTKAACEQAYAAYQAMLAAGVAREVARGVLPVATYSSMYVTMNARSLMNFLSLRTKRPDAAFPSFPQREIEMVADRMEQFWTELMPLTHSAFERNGRVAP from the coding sequence GTGGCAGACCTGGAGTTCCGAAGTGACGTGACGGTGGAGTTGGTGCGGGCGGCCGCGCAGGACGCGGACGTGCTGTTCGCGGCGAGGGTGTCCACCAAGGGCGAGCAGTCCCTCGAGGATGTGGGGGGAGACGCCGAGCGGTCCCAGGGTCTGATCAACTACCTCATGCGGGACCGCCACGGTTCCCCGTTCGAGCACAACTCGATGACCTTCTTCGTGAGCGCCCCGATCTTCGTCTTCCGGGAGTTCATGCGCCACCGGATGGCCTCCTACAACGAGGAGAGCGGACGTTACCGCGAACTGCAGCCGGTGTTCTACGTCCCGGGCCCCGAGCGCAAGTTGGTGCAGGAGGGCAAGCCGGGAGCCTACGACTTCGTCGACGGCACCGCCGAGCAGTACGAAACCGCCGTGGCGCAGACGAAGGCGGCCTGCGAGCAGGCGTATGCCGCCTACCAGGCGATGCTGGCCGCCGGAGTCGCCCGGGAGGTCGCCCGTGGCGTCCTGCCTGTCGCGACGTACAGCTCGATGTACGTCACCATGAACGCTCGCTCGTTGATGAACTTCCTGTCGTTGCGCACGAAGCGCCCCGACGCGGCCTTCCCCTCTTTCCCCCAGCGGGAGATCGAGATGGTGGCTGACCGGATGGAGCAGTTCTGGACCGAACTCATGCCGCTGACCCACTCCGCGTTCGAGCGCAACGGCCGGGTCGCCCCGTAG
- the trxA gene encoding thioredoxin, which translates to MATTDLTAETFMTTVEGTGIVLVDWWAAWCGPCRMFAPVFEQASEDHPDIVFGKVDTESEQALAAQAQISSIPTLMAFRDGILLYAQPGALPAPALTDLIDQVKKLDMDAVRAEVAKEQA; encoded by the coding sequence ATGGCAACCACAGACCTGACCGCTGAGACCTTCATGACGACCGTCGAGGGCACCGGAATCGTCCTCGTCGACTGGTGGGCCGCCTGGTGCGGTCCGTGTCGCATGTTCGCCCCGGTGTTCGAGCAGGCCTCCGAGGACCACCCGGACATTGTGTTCGGCAAGGTCGACACCGAGTCCGAACAGGCGCTGGCCGCGCAGGCGCAGATCTCGTCGATCCCGACGCTCATGGCCTTCCGCGATGGCATCCTGCTGTACGCGCAGCCCGGTGCATTGCCGGCGCCGGCGCTGACCGACCTCATCGATCAGGTGAAGAAGCTCGACATGGACGCCGTGCGCGCGGAAGTGGCCAAAGAGCAGGCCTGA
- a CDS encoding nicotinamide-nucleotide amidohydrolase family protein, producing the protein MSTARDLLDILRDRGQSLCTAESLTGGLLCTGLTEIPGASDVVRGAVVAYTMAVKRDVVGIDPEILRVHGAVSAETAAAMADRACGLFGATWALSTTGVAGPASQEGNPVGTVFVGLSGPRREVVELHLRGDRQAIRERTCESAMRLLLGLWNTRGRPFRCGKCGVNTVGAQMLMSHPSFTFVL; encoded by the coding sequence GTGAGCACGGCGCGTGACTTACTCGACATCCTGCGTGACCGCGGGCAATCGTTGTGCACCGCGGAGTCCCTGACCGGGGGGCTGTTGTGCACCGGCCTGACGGAGATCCCCGGGGCCTCCGACGTGGTCCGAGGTGCAGTGGTGGCCTACACGATGGCGGTGAAGCGCGACGTCGTGGGCATTGACCCGGAGATCCTGCGCGTCCACGGTGCGGTGTCCGCCGAGACCGCGGCCGCCATGGCTGATCGCGCCTGCGGCCTCTTCGGCGCCACATGGGCGTTGAGCACGACCGGCGTGGCTGGGCCGGCGTCGCAGGAGGGCAATCCCGTGGGAACGGTGTTCGTCGGGCTGTCCGGGCCACGCCGCGAGGTGGTCGAACTGCACCTGCGCGGCGATCGCCAGGCGATCCGCGAGCGGACCTGTGAAAGCGCCATGCGACTTCTGCTGGGGCTGTGGAATACCCGGGGTAGGCCTTTTCGTTGCGGTAAATGTGGTGTTAACACTGTTGGCGCACAGATGCTGATGTCACACCCGTCGTTTACATTCGTGCTGTAG
- a CDS encoding regulatory protein RecX has protein sequence MSEQSSDPKEVGRLIALRQLEARPRTQREMHEILCARGIPSDVADEIVDRFVEVGLLDDRAYARLWVESRMRTRGLGTAALRRELRSHKVPDVVIDEVLSGVDVQDTLEAAVAQVRGRVARCLLPLDLKDERRLVAFLLRRGHSLDDARTAIARAVEEVTSEAV, from the coding sequence GTGAGCGAGCAGTCGTCCGATCCCAAGGAGGTCGGCCGCCTGATCGCACTGCGGCAGTTGGAGGCCCGACCGCGTACGCAGCGGGAGATGCACGAGATCCTGTGCGCCCGGGGGATACCCTCCGACGTCGCCGACGAGATCGTCGACCGGTTCGTCGAGGTGGGTTTGCTCGACGACCGCGCCTACGCCCGGCTGTGGGTCGAGTCGCGGATGCGCACCCGTGGTCTGGGTACCGCCGCACTGCGCCGGGAACTGCGCTCGCACAAGGTGCCTGATGTCGTCATCGACGAAGTGCTGTCGGGCGTGGACGTGCAGGACACGCTGGAGGCCGCGGTCGCGCAGGTTCGCGGGCGCGTGGCGCGTTGCCTACTCCCGCTGGACCTGAAGGACGAGCGGCGCCTGGTCGCGTTCCTGCTGCGGCGGGGCCACTCGCTGGACGACGCCCGAACG
- a CDS encoding helix-turn-helix transcriptional regulator — MVVLRQVVGDELRRRRMDQGRTLRDVSTAARVSLGYLSEVERGQKEASSELLAAICGALEVPLSEVMRSVSDNVARAGN; from the coding sequence ATGGTCGTTCTCCGGCAAGTCGTCGGCGATGAGTTGCGTCGCCGCCGCATGGATCAGGGGAGGACGTTGCGTGACGTTTCCACGGCCGCGCGTGTCTCCCTCGGCTATCTCTCCGAGGTCGAACGCGGCCAGAAGGAGGCGTCCAGCGAATTGCTGGCCGCCATCTGCGGTGCTCTTGAAGTGCCTTTGAGTGAGGTCATGCGCTCGGTCAGCGACAACGTCGCCCGCGCCGGCAACTGA
- a CDS encoding ribonuclease J, whose translation MTVFESEGQILIVDCGVLFPEDSQPGVDLILPDFEYLRDRLADIVGVILTHGHEDHIGAVPFLLRERPDIPIYGSRLTLALLEAKLREHRQKPPLHVVVEGDTQRLGAFRVGFLAVNHSIPDALALVIDTTAGRVLHTGDFKMDQLPLDGRITDLRGFARAGEEGVDLLLVDSTNAEVGGFVTSESEILPALEQVMVTTPKRVIVASFASHVHRIQQVIDVATRNGRKVALVGRSMVRNMNIARDLGYLQVPAGTLVAADRMGDLPDEELVLVCTGSQGEPMAVLSRIAAHDHEIRVGAGDTVVLASSLIPGNENAVNRVINGLTVTGARVVHKGNALVHVSGHAAAGELLYLYNVVKPANVMPVHGEVRHLHANARLAHQTGVPRDRIMIVADGTVGDLVDGVAAVAGEVPCGYVYVDGASVGDITEGSLKDRRILGEEGFISVVVVVDHVEGKILAGPEIHARGFADSDDVFDAVVGEIAAKIVGALKDGVTDQHALGQVVRRTLGRWVNAQHRRRPMIVPVVIEG comes from the coding sequence ATGACGGTCTTCGAGTCCGAGGGCCAGATCCTCATCGTCGACTGCGGGGTGCTGTTCCCCGAAGACTCCCAACCGGGCGTCGACCTGATCCTGCCGGACTTCGAGTACTTGCGCGATCGTCTCGCCGACATCGTCGGGGTGATCCTCACGCACGGCCATGAGGATCACATCGGTGCCGTGCCGTTCCTGCTGCGGGAACGTCCGGACATCCCCATCTACGGCTCCCGGCTGACCCTGGCCCTGCTTGAGGCCAAGTTGCGCGAACATCGCCAGAAGCCCCCGTTGCACGTGGTGGTGGAGGGTGACACGCAGCGGCTCGGGGCCTTCCGGGTGGGCTTCCTGGCCGTCAACCACTCCATCCCCGACGCATTGGCGCTGGTCATCGACACCACCGCCGGCCGCGTGCTGCACACCGGCGACTTCAAGATGGACCAACTGCCCCTGGACGGGCGCATCACCGACCTGCGCGGTTTCGCCCGGGCGGGCGAGGAAGGCGTGGACCTGCTGCTGGTGGACTCCACCAATGCCGAGGTCGGCGGTTTCGTGACGTCGGAGTCGGAGATCCTGCCTGCCCTCGAGCAGGTCATGGTGACGACCCCGAAGCGGGTGATCGTCGCCAGCTTCGCCAGCCACGTCCACCGGATCCAGCAGGTCATCGACGTCGCCACCCGCAACGGTCGCAAGGTGGCACTGGTGGGCCGGTCGATGGTCCGCAACATGAACATCGCCCGCGACCTCGGATACCTGCAGGTGCCCGCGGGCACGCTGGTCGCGGCCGATCGGATGGGGGATCTGCCCGACGAAGAACTGGTGCTGGTCTGCACCGGGTCCCAGGGCGAGCCGATGGCGGTTCTGTCACGGATCGCGGCGCACGACCATGAGATCCGCGTCGGCGCCGGGGACACCGTGGTGCTGGCGTCCTCTTTGATCCCGGGCAACGAGAACGCCGTGAACCGTGTGATCAACGGCCTGACGGTGACCGGAGCCCGAGTGGTGCACAAGGGCAACGCCCTGGTCCACGTGTCGGGTCACGCCGCCGCGGGTGAGCTGCTCTACCTGTACAACGTCGTCAAGCCCGCGAACGTCATGCCGGTGCACGGCGAGGTCCGCCACCTGCACGCCAACGCCCGGCTGGCGCATCAGACGGGTGTTCCGCGCGACCGCATCATGATCGTCGCCGACGGCACCGTCGGGGACCTCGTGGACGGGGTGGCGGCAGTGGCCGGCGAGGTGCCCTGTGGTTACGTGTACGTCGACGGTGCCAGTGTCGGTGACATCACCGAGGGCTCCTTGAAGGACCGTCGAATTCTCGGCGAGGAGGGCTTCATCTCCGTGGTGGTGGTCGTGGACCACGTGGAGGGCAAGATCCTCGCCGGCCCGGAGATCCACGCCCGGGGTTTCGCGGACTCCGACGACGTCTTCGACGCGGTCGTCGGCGAGATCGCGGCCAAGATCGTGGGTGCGCTCAAGGACGGTGTGACAGATCAGCACGCTCTGGGGCAGGTGGTGCGGCGCACCCTCGGCAGGTGGGTCAACGCTCAGCACCGGCGCCGGCCGATGATCGTGCCGGTGGTCATCGAGGGCTGA
- a CDS encoding MiaB/RimO family radical SAM methylthiotransferase, whose translation MVTLGCARNEVDSEELAADLAHDGWDLVDDPQQADTVLVNTCGFIEAAKRDSIDTVLQMSDLPGKVVAVGCMAERYGATLQESLPEADAVLGFDAYPQLPAALRRVLAGEHLPSHVPLDRRHLQPSAPAERSGEQTVLPGHVGVRRRLSDGPVASVKLASGCDRRCTFCAIPSFRGAYVSRRPTDIVNEVAWLAGQGVLEVNLVSENSTSYGKDLGDLRLLESLLPEVAATPGLERVRLAYLQPAEMRPDLIRVIGTTVGVAPYFDLSFQHASPSVLRRMRRFGGGDDFLALIDRIREVNPDAAIRSNVIVGFPGETAADVDLLVDFLSRAQLDFVGVFAYSDEEGTQAVDFPDHVDPDEIDLRVDLIADVADEVMAQRAAARVGQSVRVIVAAGSSQFQGPEDGTTRLRGPAERPVVVARVVDSEGADLVAETA comes from the coding sequence ATCGTGACCCTCGGTTGTGCCCGCAACGAGGTCGACTCCGAGGAGTTGGCCGCGGACCTGGCACACGACGGCTGGGATCTCGTCGACGACCCGCAGCAGGCGGACACGGTGCTGGTGAACACGTGCGGTTTCATCGAGGCGGCCAAACGCGATTCGATCGACACCGTCCTGCAGATGTCGGATCTCCCGGGCAAGGTCGTGGCCGTCGGTTGCATGGCCGAACGGTATGGCGCGACGTTGCAGGAATCCTTGCCCGAGGCCGACGCGGTCCTCGGCTTCGACGCCTACCCGCAGTTGCCCGCCGCGCTGCGCAGGGTCCTGGCAGGGGAGCACCTGCCCTCGCACGTCCCCCTCGACCGGCGCCACCTGCAACCCTCAGCACCCGCCGAGCGCTCCGGCGAACAGACTGTCCTGCCGGGCCATGTGGGGGTCCGGCGCCGGCTGTCCGACGGCCCGGTCGCCTCGGTGAAGTTGGCTTCTGGCTGCGACCGGCGCTGCACGTTCTGCGCCATCCCGTCCTTCCGGGGGGCGTACGTGTCGCGGCGCCCGACCGACATCGTCAACGAGGTGGCCTGGCTGGCCGGGCAGGGAGTGCTGGAGGTCAACCTCGTCAGCGAGAACTCCACGTCGTACGGCAAGGACCTCGGGGACCTGCGCCTGCTGGAGTCCCTGCTGCCTGAAGTGGCCGCGACACCCGGCCTGGAGCGGGTCCGGTTGGCCTACCTGCAACCGGCGGAGATGCGCCCGGATCTCATCCGGGTGATCGGGACCACCGTCGGCGTCGCACCGTACTTCGACTTGTCGTTCCAGCACGCCAGCCCGTCGGTCCTGCGGCGCATGCGTCGGTTCGGAGGTGGCGACGACTTCCTGGCCCTGATCGACAGGATCCGGGAGGTCAACCCGGACGCCGCGATCCGGTCCAACGTGATCGTCGGATTTCCGGGGGAGACAGCGGCAGATGTGGATCTGCTCGTGGACTTCCTCAGCCGGGCCCAACTCGACTTCGTGGGGGTGTTCGCCTACTCCGACGAGGAGGGAACGCAGGCCGTGGACTTCCCCGACCACGTCGATCCCGACGAGATCGACCTGCGCGTCGACCTGATCGCGGACGTGGCTGACGAGGTCATGGCGCAGCGTGCGGCGGCGCGTGTCGGGCAGTCCGTACGGGTCATCGTCGCGGCTGGGTCATCGCAGTTCCAGGGGCCGGAGGATGGCACGACACGACTACGGGGGCCGGCGGAGCGGCCCGTGGTCGTGGCCCGTGTGGTGGATTCCGAGGGTGCGGATCTGGTGGCGGAGACCGCATGA
- the dapA gene encoding 4-hydroxy-tetrahydrodipicolinate synthase: MHQPLGTVITAMVTPFEVNGALDVDGVAALATHLVDLGNDGLVVNGTTGEAPTTTDAEKAQAVRTVVDAVGDRARVIAGVGTNDTAHSAELARQAQAAGAHGLLAVTPYYNKPPQDGILQHFRAVADATDLPVMLYDIPGRSAAEIATDTLIALAEHPNIVAVKDAKADLAASARVLTATDLLWYSGDDVLNLPLLSLGATGFVSVSGHFIAPALVALRDAFLAGDAETARAVHFATLPVTDAIFVTQAAMTVKGVLNRRGLPAGPVRGPLVAASVAQVDGVVAALEASGA, from the coding sequence ATGCATCAGCCACTGGGCACCGTGATCACCGCGATGGTCACGCCCTTCGAAGTGAACGGCGCGCTCGACGTCGACGGCGTCGCGGCTCTGGCCACCCACCTCGTCGACCTCGGGAACGACGGACTTGTCGTCAACGGCACGACTGGGGAGGCTCCGACCACCACGGATGCTGAGAAGGCACAGGCGGTGCGCACCGTCGTCGACGCCGTGGGCGACCGCGCCCGGGTGATCGCCGGGGTTGGCACCAACGACACCGCGCACAGCGCGGAACTGGCGCGCCAGGCGCAGGCCGCGGGTGCCCATGGCCTGCTGGCGGTGACCCCGTACTACAACAAACCCCCGCAGGACGGAATCCTGCAGCATTTCCGCGCTGTTGCGGACGCGACCGACCTGCCCGTGATGCTCTACGACATCCCCGGCCGCAGTGCGGCCGAGATCGCGACGGACACGCTCATCGCCCTGGCCGAGCACCCCAACATCGTGGCCGTCAAGGATGCCAAAGCGGACCTGGCCGCCTCAGCGCGGGTGCTGACCGCCACGGACCTGCTCTGGTACTCCGGTGACGACGTCCTGAATCTGCCGTTGCTGTCGTTGGGGGCGACCGGGTTCGTCAGTGTCAGCGGCCACTTCATCGCCCCGGCACTGGTGGCCTTGCGCGATGCCTTCCTCGCCGGTGATGCCGAGACGGCACGAGCCGTGCACTTCGCCACTCTGCCGGTCACCGATGCGATCTTCGTGACCCAGGCGGCCATGACCGTCAAGGGGGTACTGAACCGGCGCGGGCTGCCCGCCGGCCCGGTGCGCGGCCCACTGGTCGCGGCGTCGGTTGCTCAGGTGGACGGGGTGGTCGCAGCGCTGGAGGCCAGCGGTGCCTGA
- the pgsA gene encoding CDP-diacylglycerol--glycerol-3-phosphate 3-phosphatidyltransferase: protein MTEQSPRWGRPDPMADPPSPSQWRNLPNALTMLRLALVPVFGYLLLAADSDGARWLAAVVFVVASLTDLADGAIARSRNLVTTFGKVADPIADKALTGVALLGLSWLGELPWWITVVILGREITITLTRFIVIRHGVIPASRGGKAKTVSQMLAILLYIVPVAGWVADIRGWVMLIAVALTVLTGIDYVARAVHLRRNSERTAMKKARREHGA from the coding sequence ATGACTGAGCAGTCGCCCCGGTGGGGTCGCCCCGACCCGATGGCGGACCCCCCGAGCCCGTCGCAGTGGCGGAACCTGCCCAACGCCCTGACGATGCTGCGACTGGCGCTCGTCCCGGTGTTCGGCTACCTGTTGCTGGCTGCGGACTCCGATGGCGCACGGTGGCTGGCGGCTGTGGTGTTCGTGGTCGCCAGTCTCACCGACCTCGCCGACGGGGCGATCGCCCGTTCGCGCAACCTTGTGACGACCTTCGGCAAGGTCGCCGATCCGATCGCCGACAAGGCGCTCACGGGGGTGGCTCTGCTCGGGCTCAGCTGGCTGGGTGAGTTGCCGTGGTGGATCACAGTGGTGATCCTCGGCCGGGAGATCACGATCACCCTCACCCGGTTCATCGTGATCCGGCACGGGGTGATCCCCGCCAGCCGCGGCGGCAAGGCCAAGACCGTCTCACAGATGCTGGCCATCCTGCTGTACATCGTCCCGGTGGCAGGCTGGGTCGCCGATATCCGGGGTTGGGTCATGCTGATCGCCGTGGCGCTCACCGTGCTGACGGGGATCGACTACGTGGCGCGGGCGGTGCACCTGCGCCGGAACAGTGAGCGGACCGCGATGAAGAAGGCCCGGCGTGAGCACGGCGCGTGA